A genomic stretch from Solanum stenotomum isolate F172 chromosome 8, ASM1918654v1, whole genome shotgun sequence includes:
- the LOC125873148 gene encoding uncharacterized protein LOC125873148: MEENRYYLKRSQVPAFGSWDCNDNDFPIPFTECFESARQAGLIHYTYSQDSDLYVTGDLYQNHVVTPTMIVVPRRKKKGSYKEGRKEGWVMCDNCEKESPRHVSVPLSPVPTARHVHRKPVDEDLYKISPDLLYPRSKMKGIRGFISSCLMPSCGC, translated from the exons ATGGAG GAGAACAGATATTACTTGAAGCGTAGTCAAGTTCCAGCATTTGGTAGCTGGGATTGTAATGATAATGATTTTCCAATTCCATTTACAGAGTGTTTTGAATCAGCTAGACAAGCTGGTTTAATTCACTATACTTACTCACAAGATTCAGATTTGTATGTAACTGGAGATCTTTACCAGAATCATGTTGTTACTCCCACAATGATCGTCGTTCCTCGTCGTAAG AAAAAAGGAAGTTacaaagaaggaagaaaagagggaTGGGTGATGTGTGATAATTGTGAGAAAGAGTCACCAAGGCATGTTAGTGTTCCTCTATCTCCAGTTCCAACAGCTAGACATGTTCACAGAAAGCCTGTTGATGAAGATCTTTACAAGATTTCTCCTGACTTGCTCTACCCTAGGTCTAAAATG AAAGGCATCCGAGGATTCATATCAAGCTGCTTGATGCCAAGTTGTGGTTGttga
- the LOC125874996 gene encoding protein AE7-like, with amino-acid sequence MVSELINANPIVYEKKERQARIAPSTAEHSAETIDQLEIFDILRDIKDPEHPYSLEELKVITEDAIEVDDKRSHVRVTFTPTVEHCSMATVIGLCLRVKLMRCLPSRYKVDIRVAPGTHATEAAVNKQLNDKERVAAALENPNLVDMVDECLAPSLE; translated from the exons ATGGTTTCTGAATTGATAAATGCCAATCCCATTGTGTATGAGAAGAAGGAGCGTCAAGCAAGGATTGCTCCAAGTACGGCTGAACATTCAGCTGAAACTATCGACCAGCTAGAAATTTTTGATATC CTTAGAGATATAAAAGATCCAGAGCATCCCTATTCTCTGGAAGAGCTGAAAGTTATAACAGAAGATGCCATTGAGGTAGATGACAAGCGAAGCCATGTAAG GGTCACATTCACGCCTACTGTGGAACATTGCAGCATGGCGACTGTTATTGGATTATGTTTACGTGTGAAACTTATGCGATGTTTGCCTTCACGTTATAAG GTGGATATTAGAGTAGCACCTGGGACTCATGCTACGGAAGCTGCAG TAAATAAGCAGTTGAATGATAAAGAACGAGTCGCTGCAGCATTGGAAAACCCTAACCTTGTCGATATGGTAGACGAATGCCTTGCTCCATCTCTTGAATGA
- the LOC125872048 gene encoding serine carboxypeptidase-like 20 isoform X6, translated as MAKKNFVLHYNILLISFLIFLFLVTEGAPQSAQVTQLPGFNGTFHSKHYAGYVNIDESHGKNLYYYFIESERNPSKDPVVLWLNGGPGCSSFDGFVYEHGPFNFDFGKPSGSLPSLHNNPYSWSKVSNIIYLDAPVGVGLSYSNNKSDYVTGDLKTASDSHSFLLKWFEIYPEFLTNPFYISGESYAGIYVPTLASEVVKGIDAGVKPAINFKGYMVGNGVTDDKTDGNALIGFQHGMGLISDQLFEEVYAACNGNFYEASLEECLKMLKKIDLVLNDINIYAILEPCYHSKELSLITTNSSRLPMSFRKLGETERPLPVRKRMFGRAWPFKAPVKEGRVPTWPEILNGVAVPCTDDRVATVWLNNADVRKAIHAEQTTVIGPWELCTDKISMYHDSGSMIPYHKNLTARGYRAIIYSGDHDMCVPYTGSAAWTRSLGYPIVDEWRPWYVNEQVAGFIQGYDNNLIFMTIKGSGHTVPEYKPQEALAFYTRWLEGKKI; from the exons ATggcaaaaaaaaactttgttttACACTATAATATACTGTTAATTagtttcttgatatttttgtttttggtaacAGAAGGGGCACCTCAGAGTGCACAGGTAACTCAACTCCCTGGATTCAATGGCACTTTTCACTCAAAACATTATGCTGG GTATGTTAATATAGATGAAAGTCATGGCAAGAATTTGTATTACTACTTTATTGAATCTGAACGAAATCCATCAAAGGATCCAGTTGTTCTTTGGCTTAATGGTGGACCTGGCTGTTCAAGCTTTGATGGCTTTGTCTATGAGCATG GgccttttaattttgattttggaaaGCCAAGTGGTAGCCTGCCTTCTCTGCATAACAATCCATACAGTTGGTCTAAG GTTTCCAATATAATATATCTGGATGCTCCTGTTGGCGTTGGATTGTCTTACTCGAACAATAAATCTGACTACGTGACAGGAGACTTAAAGACTGCATCTGATAGCCACTCATTTCTCCTCAAG tGGTTTGAGATCTATCCGGAGTTCCTCACGAACCCATTTTACATATCTGGAGAGTCTTATGCTGGAATATACGTGCCAACTCTGGCTTCTGAAGTAGTAAAAG GTATTGATGCTGGAGTAAAGCCTGCTATCAACTTTAAG GGTTACATGGTGGGAAATGGTGTGACAGATGACAAAACAGACGGTAATGCTCTTATTGGATTTCAACATGGTATGGGCCTCATTTCAGATCAATTATTCGAG GAGGTTTATGCTGCATGCAATGGAAATTTCTACGAAGCATCACTAGAGGAATGTTTAAAGATGTTGAAGAAAATTGATCTG GTACTTAATGATATAAACATCTATGCCATTCTAGAACCATGTTACCACAGCAAAGAACTTAGTTTAATTACCACTAATAGCTCAAGATTGCCAATGAGCTTTCGTAAACTAGGTGAGACAGAAAGGCCTCTTCCTGTCAGAAAAAGAATGTTTGGCCGCGCATGGCCTTTTAAAGCTCCAGTAAAAGAGGGACGTGTACCAACTTGGCCGGAGATTCTCAATGGTGTAGCAGTCCCTTGCACT GATGATCGTGTTGCTACTGTGTGGCTCAACAATGCAGATGTTCGTAAAGCTATTCATGCAGAACAA ACAACTGTGATAGGTCCCTGGGAGCTATGCACAGACAAAATAAGTATGTATCATGATTCTGGAAGCATGATTCCGTATCACAAAAATCTCACAGCTCGGGGCTATAGGGCAATCATATACAG TGGGGATCACGATATGTGTGTACCATACACTGGTTCAGCAGCATGGACAAGATCTCTTGGATATCCGATCGTGGATGAATGGAGGCCTTGGTATGTGAATGAACAAGTTGCAGG
- the LOC125873059 gene encoding fimbrin-2-like, which translates to MAGYVGVFVSDPWLQSQFTQVELRRLKSHFNAMKRENGGLMLADLPSKMARIKHVGENLTEQERESFLRDSYKSLEEDVDFELFLQIYLKIQAHAAARMGNTAKSSSAFVKSATSTLLHTISESEKASYVAHINSYLADDEFLKKYLPIDPSTNDLFEVSKDGVLICKLINVAVPGTIDERAINMKRMLNPWERNENHTLCLNSAKAIGCTLVNIGTQDFIEGRRHLVLGVISQIIKIQLLADLNLKKTPQLLELVDDNKDAEELMSLPPEKILLRWMNFQLKKAKYEKIVTNFSSDIKDAEAYAHLLNVLAPEYINPTTLTVKDHLERAKFVLEHAGRMGCKRYLTAKDIVEGSPNLNLAFVAHIFQHRNGLSTQTKQISFLEISPDEAQMSREERAFRFWINSLGNSSYIDNVFEDLRNGWLLLETLDKVSPGIVNWKIATKPPIKMPFRKVENCNQVVKIGKQLKFSLVNIAGNDIVQGNKKLILAYLWQLMRCNMLQLLKNLRFHSNGKEITDADILEWSNSKVRNSGSKSRMASFKDKSLSDGIFFLELLSAVHPRAVNWSLVTKGETEEQKKMNATYIISIARKLGCSIFLLPEDLIEVNQKMMLTLTASIMYWHLKQPMEDQISISDSDSSSVDTISTSTLDDTASECSMDDNSNR; encoded by the exons ATGGCTGGATATGTAGGTGTTTTTGTATCTGATCCATGGCTTCAGAGTCAATTCACTCAGGTCGAGCTTCGGCGTTTGAAATCTCAC TTTAATGCGATGAAGAGAGAAAATGGAGGTCTGATGCTCGCAGACTTACCATCTAAAATGGCGAGAATAAAACACGTCGGTGAGAATCTTACAGAACAAGAAAGAGAGTCGTTTCTCAGAGATTCCTACAAAAGTTTGGAAGAAGATGTTGATTTCGAGCTATTTCTTCAG ATTTATTTGAAAATCCAAGCACATGCTGCTGCAAGGATGGGAAATACTGCAAAGAGTTCATCAGCTTTTGTCAAGTCAGCAACTTCTACATTGCTCCACACAATTAGTGAATCTGAGAAGGCATCGTATGTTGCACACATTAACAGCTATCTTGCGGAtgatgaatttttgaagaaatacCTTCCTATTGATCCTTCAACCAATGATCTCTTTGAGGTTTCCAAGGATGGAGTTCTTATTTG CAAGCTTATCAATGTGGCTGTACCTGGAACAATTGATGAACGGGCAATAAACATGAAGAGAATGCTGAATCCATGGGAAAGGAATGAAAATCATACCTTGTGCCTCAACTCTGCTAAGGCAATTGGATGTACTCTAGTGAATATTGGCACTCAAGACTTTATTGAAGGAAGG AGGCATCTTGTTCTTGGAGTGATATCTCAAATTATTAAG ATTCAACTATTGGCGGACCTCAACTTAAAGAAAACACCTCAATTGTTGGAGTTAGTTGATGATAACAAG GATGCAGAGGAGTTGATGAGTCTACCTCCAGAAAAAATCTTGCTCAGATGGATGAATTTTCAATTGAAGAAAGCTAAATACGAGAAAATTGTGACTAACTTCTCATCTGACATAAAG GATGCAGAAGCTTATGCTCACCTCTTAAATGTTCTTGCCCCAGAGTACATTAATCCTACAACACTCACTGTGAAAGACCATTTAGAAAGAGCAAAGTTCGTATTGGAACATGCGGGTAGGATGGGTTGCAAAAGATACTTAACAGCAAAAGATATTGTGGAAGGCTCTCCAAATCTTAACCTTGCATTTGTAGCACATATCTTTCAGCACAG GAATGGGCTGTCAACTCAAACAAAGCAAATATCCTTTCTGGAGATTTCACCAGATGAAGCTCAAATGTCCAGGGAAGAGAGAGCTTTCCGCTTTTGGATAAATAGTCTTGGAAATTCATCTTACATAGACAATGTTTTTGAAGATCTCAGAAATGG ATGGTTGCTTTTAGAGACACTTGACAAGGTGTCTCCTGGAATTGTTAATTGGAAAATTGCTACTAAGCCTCCAATTAAGATGCCATTCAGAAAAGTAGAAAACTGCAACCAAGTTGTGAAGATCGGGAAGCAACTGAAGTTTTCTCTTGTAAATATTGCTGGAAATGACATTGTACAgggaaataagaaattaatattGG CTTACTTGTGGCAGTTAATGCGATGTAACATGCTTCAGctcttgaagaatttgagatttCATTCCAACGGGAAGGAAATCACTGATGCAGATATCTTAGAGTGGTCCAACAGCAAAGTAAGAAATTCAGGAAGCAAGAGTCGCATGGCAagttttaag GATAAGAGTTTGTCAGATGGCATCTTTTTCCTTGAGCTGCTTAGTGCTGTACACCCTCGAGCTGTTAACTGGAGTCTTGTTACAAAAGGAGAAACTG AGGAGCAAAAGAAGATGAACGCAACCTACATTATCAGTATTGCAAGGAAACTTGGatgttcaatatttttattaccCGAAGATCTAATTGAG GTAAATCAAAAGATGATGCTTACACTCACAGCAAGTATAATGTATTGgcacttgaaacaaccaatggAGGACCAAATTTCAATTTCAGATAGTGATAGTAGCTCAGTGGACACAATTTCAACCTCAACGTTGGATGATACCGCGTCTGAGTGTTCAATGGATGACAACAGCAACAGATAA
- the LOC125872048 gene encoding serine carboxypeptidase-like 20 isoform X4, with protein MAKKNFVLHYNILLISFLIFLFLVTEGAPQSAQVTQLPGFNGTFHSKHYAGYVNIDESHGKNLYYYFIESERNPSKDPVVLWLNGGPGCSSFDGFVYEHGPFNFDFGKPSGSLPSLHNNPYSWSKVSNIIYLDAPVGVGLSYSNNKSDYVTGDLKTASDSHSFLLKWFEIYPEFLTNPFYISGESYAGIYVPTLASEVVKGIDAGVKPAINFKGYMVGNGVTDDKTDGNALIGFQHGMGLISDQLFEEVYAACNGNFYEASLEECLKMLKKIDLVLNDINIYAILEPCYHSKELSLITTNSSRLPMSFRKLGETERPLPVRKRMFGRAWPFKAPVKEGRVPTWPEILNGVAVPCTDDRVATVWLNNADVRKAIHAEQTTVIGPWELCTDKISMYHDSGSMIPYHKNLTARGYRAIIYSGDHDMCVPYTGSAAWTRSLGYPIVDEWRPWYVNEQVAGFIQGYDNNLIFMTVKGAGHTVPEYKPREALAFYARWLEGKKI; from the exons ATggcaaaaaaaaactttgttttACACTATAATATACTGTTAATTagtttcttgatatttttgtttttggtaacAGAAGGGGCACCTCAGAGTGCACAGGTAACTCAACTCCCTGGATTCAATGGCACTTTTCACTCAAAACATTATGCTGG GTATGTTAATATAGATGAAAGTCATGGCAAGAATTTGTATTACTACTTTATTGAATCTGAACGAAATCCATCAAAGGATCCAGTTGTTCTTTGGCTTAATGGTGGACCTGGCTGTTCAAGCTTTGATGGCTTTGTCTATGAGCATG GgccttttaattttgattttggaaaGCCAAGTGGTAGCCTGCCTTCTCTGCATAACAATCCATACAGTTGGTCTAAG GTTTCCAATATAATATATCTGGATGCTCCTGTTGGCGTTGGATTGTCTTACTCGAACAATAAATCTGACTACGTGACAGGAGACTTAAAGACTGCATCTGATAGCCACTCATTTCTCCTCAAG tGGTTTGAGATCTATCCGGAGTTCCTCACGAACCCATTTTACATATCTGGAGAGTCTTATGCTGGAATATACGTGCCAACTCTGGCTTCTGAAGTAGTAAAAG GTATTGATGCTGGAGTAAAGCCTGCTATCAACTTTAAG GGTTACATGGTGGGAAATGGTGTGACAGATGACAAAACAGACGGTAATGCTCTTATTGGATTTCAACATGGTATGGGCCTCATTTCAGATCAATTATTCGAG GAGGTTTATGCTGCATGCAATGGAAATTTCTACGAAGCATCACTAGAGGAATGTTTAAAGATGTTGAAGAAAATTGATCTG GTACTTAATGATATAAACATCTATGCCATTCTAGAACCATGTTACCACAGCAAAGAACTTAGTTTAATTACCACTAATAGCTCAAGATTGCCAATGAGCTTTCGTAAACTAGGTGAGACAGAAAGGCCTCTTCCTGTCAGAAAAAGAATGTTTGGCCGCGCATGGCCTTTTAAAGCTCCAGTAAAAGAGGGACGTGTACCAACTTGGCCGGAGATTCTCAATGGTGTAGCAGTCCCTTGCACT GATGATCGTGTTGCTACTGTGTGGCTCAACAATGCAGATGTTCGTAAAGCTATTCATGCAGAACAA ACAACTGTGATAGGTCCCTGGGAGCTATGCACAGACAAAATAAGTATGTATCATGATTCTGGAAGCATGATTCCGTATCACAAAAATCTCACAGCTCGGGGCTATAGGGCAATCATATACAG TGGGGATCACGATATGTGTGTACCATACACTGGTTCAGCAGCATGGACAAGATCTCTTGGATATCCGATCGTGGATGAATGGAGGCCTTGGTATGTGAATGAACAAGTTGCAGG TTTCATACAAGGTTATGACAACAACCTCATTTTTATGACTGTTAAG GGAGCTGGACACACCGTGCCAGAGTACAAACCACGAGAGGCGTTGGCGTTCTACGCCCGCTGGCTAGAGGGCAAGAAGATATGA
- the LOC125872048 gene encoding serine carboxypeptidase-like 20 isoform X5 translates to MAKKNFVLHYNILLISFLIFLFLVTEGAPQSAQVTQLPGFNGTFHSKHYAGYVNIDESHGKNLYYYFIESERNPSKDPVVLWLNGGPGCSSFDGFVYEHGPFNFDFGKPSGSLPSLHNNPYSWSKVSNIIYLDAPVGVGLSYSNNKSDYVTGDLKTASDSHSFLLKWFEIYPEFLTNPFYISGESYAGIYVPTLASEVVKGIDAGVKPAINFKGYMVGNGVTDDKTDGNALIGFQHGMGLISDQLFEEVYAACNGNFYEASLEECLKMLKKIDLVLNDINIYAILEPCYHSKELSLITTNSSRLPMSFRKLGETERPLPVRKRMFGRAWPFKAPVKEGRVPTWPEILNGVAVPCTDDRVATVWLNNADVRKAIHAEQTTVIGPWELCTDKISMYHDSGSMIPYHKNLTARGYRAIIYSGDHDMCVPYTGSAAWTRSLGYPIVDEWRPWYVNEQVAGFIQGYDNNLIFMTIKGAGHTVPEYKPREAMAFYSRWLEGKNI, encoded by the exons ATggcaaaaaaaaactttgttttACACTATAATATACTGTTAATTagtttcttgatatttttgtttttggtaacAGAAGGGGCACCTCAGAGTGCACAGGTAACTCAACTCCCTGGATTCAATGGCACTTTTCACTCAAAACATTATGCTGG GTATGTTAATATAGATGAAAGTCATGGCAAGAATTTGTATTACTACTTTATTGAATCTGAACGAAATCCATCAAAGGATCCAGTTGTTCTTTGGCTTAATGGTGGACCTGGCTGTTCAAGCTTTGATGGCTTTGTCTATGAGCATG GgccttttaattttgattttggaaaGCCAAGTGGTAGCCTGCCTTCTCTGCATAACAATCCATACAGTTGGTCTAAG GTTTCCAATATAATATATCTGGATGCTCCTGTTGGCGTTGGATTGTCTTACTCGAACAATAAATCTGACTACGTGACAGGAGACTTAAAGACTGCATCTGATAGCCACTCATTTCTCCTCAAG tGGTTTGAGATCTATCCGGAGTTCCTCACGAACCCATTTTACATATCTGGAGAGTCTTATGCTGGAATATACGTGCCAACTCTGGCTTCTGAAGTAGTAAAAG GTATTGATGCTGGAGTAAAGCCTGCTATCAACTTTAAG GGTTACATGGTGGGAAATGGTGTGACAGATGACAAAACAGACGGTAATGCTCTTATTGGATTTCAACATGGTATGGGCCTCATTTCAGATCAATTATTCGAG GAGGTTTATGCTGCATGCAATGGAAATTTCTACGAAGCATCACTAGAGGAATGTTTAAAGATGTTGAAGAAAATTGATCTG GTACTTAATGATATAAACATCTATGCCATTCTAGAACCATGTTACCACAGCAAAGAACTTAGTTTAATTACCACTAATAGCTCAAGATTGCCAATGAGCTTTCGTAAACTAGGTGAGACAGAAAGGCCTCTTCCTGTCAGAAAAAGAATGTTTGGCCGCGCATGGCCTTTTAAAGCTCCAGTAAAAGAGGGACGTGTACCAACTTGGCCGGAGATTCTCAATGGTGTAGCAGTCCCTTGCACT GATGATCGTGTTGCTACTGTGTGGCTCAACAATGCAGATGTTCGTAAAGCTATTCATGCAGAACAA ACAACTGTGATAGGTCCCTGGGAGCTATGCACAGACAAAATAAGTATGTATCATGATTCTGGAAGCATGATTCCGTATCACAAAAATCTCACAGCTCGGGGCTATAGGGCAATCATATACAG TGGGGATCACGATATGTGTGTACCATACACTGGTTCAGCAGCATGGACAAGATCTCTTGGATATCCGATCGTGGATGAATGGAGGCCTTGGTATGTGAATGAACAAGTTGCAGG